The following are encoded together in the Ictidomys tridecemlineatus isolate mIctTri1 chromosome X, mIctTri1.hap1, whole genome shotgun sequence genome:
- the LOC120888425 gene encoding uncharacterized protein LOC120888425: MSSQGPGASRTFRASLGPSTLGMSNNMETLSPYSFCPNNLRGTGWNPNMLWRLSSSQGLSTSWRGPTVWRGPTAWQRPNTWGTPASWLDPTTWQDPSTWQDPNASLGVSIRRGLSTWRGPNPSEIRSPWRGPSTWQAPNNWRGPSTWRGASTWRGPNAPRGRGNPRVQSPSETHNTMWVPGTSWGPSPSRGRGNFQGCSSSHGWNNSHDWSISHGQSTPRRPSISEIPSVSQGLGMSETPGPSWDLSTLETSNTSQDPSNWEAPSNSSCPNTGFSTSRDQSTSNHLNISSVPSTSEITGISEIPRALKVEVASNDLNTLRAPRVSNGLRICEDPNTSTSMNRYEAPRNLKASNIMETSNTLKDPRISETQSTSKAPSTSEVPSTLKGLSTLSVPSTTETVSASKTLDISEVPAATKALTTLKPPSMHETSTTLKTLSNSEASSMLKAWSTLKDPSTFRSPSTLTSLIASESPSTPEAPGISAEPSSSEILSYSEASNISQKQRISKAWGMLKTQKNSRSPSTIKREKSFKKGLLTVMLGIIFMVGTCATESLIWEVLQKLGVQLKKKYRIFGNLKKVITQEFVQRGYLEYKPVNNGSPLEYAFFWGPKANRENSKMEILQFVAKVYNRDPRDWPSQYSEAVKQEEARARMKTKALTDVQAQTHARVQIPAGVCASSNTNFAGTSSANTSKKSCS, from the coding sequence ATGTCTTCACAAGGCCCAGGGGCTTCCAGAACCTTCAGGGCCTCCCTTGGCCCAAGCACCTTGGGGATGTCAAACAACATGGAGACCCTTAGTCCCTATTCATTTTGCCCCAACAACTTGAGAGGCACAGGATGGAATCCTAACATGTTGTGGAGACTGAGTTCTTCACAAGGATTGAGCACCTCTTGGAGGGGCCCAACCGTCTGGAGGGGTCCCACAGCTTGGCAGAGACCAAATACTTGGGGGACCCCAGCCTCTTGGCTAGACCCAACCACCTGGCAGGACCCCAGCACCTGGCAAGATCCCAATGCCTCACTAGGTGTGAGCATTCGGCGAGGCCTGAGTACCTGGAGGGGCCCTAACCCATCAGAGATCCGGAGCCCTTGGAGAGGCCCCAGCACCTGGCAGGCCCCAAACAATTGGAGGGGCCCAAGTACCTGGAGAGGTGCAAGCACTTGGCGAGGCCCGAACGCTCCCAGAGGCCGTGGTAATCCACGGGTGCAGAGCCCCTCTGAGACTCATAACACCATGTGGGTCCCAGGCACTTCCTGGGGCCCAAGTCCTTCAAGGGGTCGTGGCAACTTCCAAGGCTGCAGCAGCTCTCATGGCTGGAATAATTCTCATGACTGGAGCATTTCTCATGGCCAGAGTACTCCTAGGAGACCCAGTATCTCTGAGATTCCAAGTGTATCACAAGGGTTGGGTATGTCAGAGACTCCAGGTCCTTCCTGGGACCTGAGTACTTTGGAGACCTCAAACACCTCACAAGACCCAAGCAACTGGGAGGCCCCGAGCAATTCCAGTTGTCCAAACACAGGCTTCAGCACTTCAAGGGACCAAAGTACTTCTAATCATCTGAATATATCAAGTGTCCCTAGTACCTCAGAGATTACAGGCATCTCTGAAATTCCAAGAGCCTTGAAAGTTGAGGTGGCTTCAAATGATCTCAACACCTTGAGGGCCCCAAGAGTTTCTAATGGCCTAAGGATCTGTGAGGATCCCAATACATCGACATCTATGAACAGGTATGAGGCCCCAAGAAACTTAAAGGCTTCCAACATCATGGAGACCTCCAATACTTTAAAGGACCCCAGAATCTCTGAGACTCAAAGCACCTCTAAGGCCCCCAGCACTTCTGAGGTCCCAAGTACCTTGAAGGGTCTGAGCACCTTGAGTGTTCCAAGCACCACAGAGACGGTGAGTGCCTCAAAGACCCTAGACATCTCAGAGGTCCCGGCTGCCACAAAGGCCCTTACCACCTTGAAACCTCCAAGCATGCATGAGACCTCCACCACTTtaaagaccctaagcaactcagaggcCTCTAGCATGTTAAAGGCCTGGAGTACCTTGAAGGATCCAAGCACCTTCAGATCCCCCAGCACCTTAACTTCTCTGATTGCATCTGAGTCTCCCAGTACTCCAGAGGCCCCTGGAATCTCAGCGGAACCCAGCTCTTCAGAGATCCTTAGCTACTCAGAGGCCTCAAACATCTCTCAGAAACAAAGAATCTCAAAGGCTTGGGGTATGTTGAAGACCCAGAAAAACTCAAGATCCCCAAGCACTATCAAACGTGAGAAAAGCTTCAAAAAAGGTCTCCTAACTGTGATGTTAGGCATCATTTTCATGGTGGGCACCTGTGCTACAGAAAGCCTCATTTGGGAAGTTCTGCAAAAGTTAGGGGTGCAGCTAAAAAAGAAGTACAGAATATTTGGGAACCTAAAGAAGGTAATCACCCAAGAGTTTGTACAGCGTGGGTACCTGGAATATAAGCCAGTGAACAATGGTAGTCCACTGGAGTATGCATTCTTCTGGGGACCTAAAGCCAACCGGGAAAACAGCAAAATGGAAATTTTACAATTTGTAGCCAAAGTTTATAACAGAGACCCCAGGGATTGGCCATCACAATATAGTGAAGCTGTGAAACAGGAGGAGGCCAGAGCCAGGATGAAAACCAAAGCACTGACTGATGTCCAAGCCCAAACCCACGCCAGAGTTCAGATACCTGCAGGTGTTTGTGCAAGTTCCAATACCAATTTCGCTGGCACTTCCAGTGCTAATACCAGCAAAAAGTCCTGCAGCTAG